The DNA region ACGCCGGACGCATGCTCAAAGAGGAAGGCGCCGAGGCGGTCAAACTCGAGTCGGGGCCACACACCGTCGACCTCACCGAGAAGATGGTCCAGCTCGGCATCCCGGTAATGGCTCACCTCGGGCTGACCCCCCAGCACGTCAACCAGTACGGCGGCTTCCCCCGCCAGGGAACCGACGAGGAGTCCGCCCGAGCGATCGTCGACCTGGCCCAGGCCCACGAGGACGCTGGCGCGTTCTCGCTCGTCCTCGAGCACGTTCCCTCGAACGTCGCGGCGCAGGTCACGGAGGCAATCGACATCCCGACGATCGGTATCGGCGCGGGCCCGGACTGTGACGGGCAGGTGCTCGTGTTCCACGACGCGGTGGGACTCAGCGAGTGGAGTCCCTCGTTCTCCAAACAGTTCGGAAACGTCCGCGAGGAGATGGAATCGGCCGTCGAGGGCTACGTCGAAGCCGTCGAGGGCGAGTCGTTCCCCGCGGAAGAACACAGCTACGAGCAGTCTGACCTGGATCGGATCTACTGAGTTCGCACTCGAGCCCGTTCGTCACACCTTACGGCGCGGCTCCATTGCCCGGTTAATAGGCAACGGCGATCAGTCGTCCGCCGACGCCACCACCTGCCGTTCGTCTTCGTCCTCGAGCAACCGATCCAGCGCGTCGACCATCGCCTCGACGCTCGCCCGGGTGATATCGGCCTCGCTCCGGGCGACCGTCACGCTACGGTCGTCTCGAGCCATCATGACCTCGACGGTGACGACCGCGTCCGTGCCCCCGGTGACGGCGTCGACGTGGTAGGCCTCGAGATCGGCGTCCGCGGCGGATCCGATCGCTTCACGAACGGCGGAGACGGCAGCGTCGACGGG from Natronosalvus rutilus includes:
- the panB gene encoding 3-methyl-2-oxobutanoate hydroxymethyltransferase, giving the protein MPTVRDVREKAGTEPITMLTAYDAPTAGIVDRAGVDVILVGDSVGNTTLGYETTLPVSVDQMASHVNAVSRATEDALVVADMPFLSFGVNEKESLENAGRMLKEEGAEAVKLESGPHTVDLTEKMVQLGIPVMAHLGLTPQHVNQYGGFPRQGTDEESARAIVDLAQAHEDAGAFSLVLEHVPSNVAAQVTEAIDIPTIGIGAGPDCDGQVLVFHDAVGLSEWSPSFSKQFGNVREEMESAVEGYVEAVEGESFPAEEHSYEQSDLDRIY